A window of Bacteroidota bacterium contains these coding sequences:
- the priA gene encoding primosomal protein N', whose product MMERTTLFIDVILPLALPQRYTYRVPFDLNEHVLVGQRVVVQLGKSKLYTAIVRSVHSTPPSKYEAKYIDSILDVTPIVNQKQLELWEWMAKYYMCTVGEVMNAALPSGLKLSSETKILLNPAYTAQSDEQKSLLEQSLSDKEFLIAEALQLREVISIQEASEIVGLKIAYPIIKSLLEKNVVLVEEELKDRFKAKVEQYVRLSEQASSEEKLKEIFDKLEKKAFKQLQVLMAFIKLSERYSNFPKAVKKKELLNESGAGASVLNDLVKKQVLEIYELEIDRLGTFASEGKTVNLSEQQEKAYQKINSDFSKKEVVLLQGVTSSGKTEIYVKLIADVLARGKQVLYLLPEIALTTQIINRIRKFFGEVVGVYHSKFSENERVEVWNKVLAFQPNDPAKGTLNSEAVNKLESPDRIDGLRTNSNYQLIIGARSALFLPYADLGLIIVDEEHDTSYKQYDPAPRYNARDSALFLAQVHRSKTLLGSATPALESYFNATQNKYGYVQLTERFGGVQLPEILLADVQEAKKRKEMKSHFTPLLLNHIQMALENKEQVILFQNRRGFAPMLECNTCAWVPQCTQCDVSLTYHKNVNLLKCHYCGFSTKPPTACEACGSTEMLMKGFGTEKIEEELAIFFPTARIARMDLDTTRSKYAYQQIIQSFEEQQVDVLVGTQMVTKGLDFDHVSVVGILNADSMLHFPDFRSFERSYQLMAQVSGRAGRKDKRGKVIIQTHTPNHQVIRTVIENSWEEFYTAQLLERKNYLYPPFYRLIKLTLKHKDANILNNAAADYADQLRLSFAHRVLGPEFPAVSRVRNYFLKNILIKLEKEISIQQSKQKIAALSAELKQIPEYKSIVLVADVDPV is encoded by the coding sequence ATGATGGAAAGGACTACTTTATTTATCGATGTTATCTTGCCGCTGGCATTGCCACAGCGCTACACCTATCGCGTTCCCTTCGATTTAAATGAACATGTTCTTGTTGGTCAGCGGGTAGTGGTGCAGTTGGGTAAAAGCAAATTGTATACAGCAATTGTGAGAAGCGTTCATTCCACACCGCCTTCAAAATACGAGGCCAAATACATCGATAGCATTTTGGATGTAACACCAATCGTGAATCAAAAACAACTTGAGTTGTGGGAATGGATGGCGAAATACTACATGTGTACTGTTGGCGAAGTAATGAATGCAGCACTTCCATCCGGGTTAAAATTATCGAGCGAAACCAAAATATTGCTCAATCCTGCTTATACTGCACAATCGGATGAACAAAAATCATTACTCGAGCAAAGTTTAAGCGATAAGGAATTTTTAATTGCTGAGGCCCTTCAATTAAGAGAAGTAATTTCAATTCAAGAAGCCAGCGAGATTGTTGGACTCAAGATAGCTTATCCCATTATAAAAAGCCTCCTAGAGAAAAATGTTGTGCTGGTTGAGGAAGAATTGAAAGACAGATTTAAAGCTAAGGTCGAACAGTATGTAAGACTTAGCGAACAAGCGTCTTCCGAAGAAAAGTTAAAAGAAATTTTTGATAAATTAGAGAAAAAGGCATTTAAGCAATTACAAGTGCTGATGGCTTTTATTAAGCTGTCCGAAAGGTATTCCAATTTTCCAAAAGCAGTTAAAAAGAAAGAGTTATTAAATGAAAGTGGGGCCGGGGCATCCGTTTTAAATGACTTGGTGAAAAAGCAGGTGCTCGAAATTTATGAATTGGAAATAGATAGGCTGGGAACCTTTGCATCGGAAGGCAAAACCGTAAATTTAAGTGAACAGCAAGAAAAGGCTTACCAAAAAATTAATTCGGATTTTTCTAAAAAGGAAGTGGTGCTTTTGCAGGGTGTAACCTCAAGCGGTAAAACCGAAATTTATGTCAAACTTATTGCAGATGTCCTGGCTCGCGGAAAGCAAGTTTTATACTTGCTGCCCGAAATCGCATTAACCACTCAAATCATTAACCGCATTCGTAAATTTTTTGGCGAAGTGGTGGGTGTGTATCACAGTAAATTTAGTGAAAACGAAAGGGTAGAAGTTTGGAATAAAGTACTTGCTTTTCAACCGAACGATCCTGCGAAAGGAACCTTAAATAGCGAAGCTGTTAACAAGCTTGAATCCCCTGATAGAATTGATGGATTGCGCACAAATTCAAATTATCAACTCATCATTGGCGCCCGTTCTGCTTTGTTTTTGCCTTATGCTGATTTGGGATTAATAATTGTGGATGAAGAACACGATACTTCTTACAAACAATACGATCCTGCACCGCGCTATAATGCACGCGATTCAGCACTTTTTTTAGCGCAAGTTCATCGTTCTAAAACGCTATTGGGTTCAGCAACTCCGGCCTTAGAAAGTTATTTTAATGCCACTCAAAATAAATATGGGTATGTGCAGTTAACCGAAAGATTTGGTGGGGTTCAGCTTCCTGAAATTTTACTAGCGGACGTGCAAGAAGCAAAAAAGCGGAAAGAAATGAAATCGCATTTTACGCCTTTGTTGCTCAATCATATTCAAATGGCCTTAGAGAATAAAGAGCAGGTAATATTATTTCAAAACCGTCGTGGATTTGCTCCAATGCTCGAGTGCAATACCTGTGCCTGGGTGCCGCAATGCACGCAATGCGACGTGAGTTTAACCTATCATAAAAACGTAAATTTATTAAAATGCCATTATTGTGGCTTTAGTACAAAACCTCCTACAGCCTGCGAAGCATGCGGTTCCACCGAGATGTTGATGAAGGGATTTGGAACCGAAAAGATTGAGGAAGAACTTGCCATCTTTTTTCCAACAGCCCGTATCGCCAGAATGGACCTCGATACAACCCGCAGCAAATACGCCTACCAACAAATTATTCAAAGTTTTGAGGAACAGCAGGTAGATGTTTTAGTTGGTACACAAATGGTGACAAAGGGTTTAGATTTTGACCATGTGAGTGTAGTCGGGATATTGAATGCCGATAGCATGTTGCATTTTCCCGATTTTCGTTCTTTTGAACGCAGCTACCAACTCATGGCACAGGTGAGTGGGCGAGCAGGGCGGAAAGACAAACGAGGAAAAGTAATTATTCAAACGCATACACCCAACCATCAGGTAATTCGCACGGTTATTGAAAATAGTTGGGAAGAATTTTATACCGCACAATTGTTGGAACGCAAAAATTATTTGTATCCACCATTTTATCGATTAATTAAACTTACGCTTAAGCACAAGGATGCAAATATTTTAAACAATGCGGCTGCCGACTATGCTGATCAATTGCGCTTGAGTTTTGCTCATCGCGTGCTAGGTCCCGAATTTCCTGCTGTTTCGCGCGTACGCAATTATTTTTTGAAAAATATTTTAATAAAATTAGAAAAGGAAATATCCATTCAGCAGTCCAAACAAAAAATTGCTGCTTTAAGTGCGGAATTAAAACAAATTCCGGAATACAAGTCTATCGTTCTAGTTGCAGACGTTGACCCTGTTTAA
- a CDS encoding polysaccharide biosynthesis protein — MLELKNSMPRWIILLIDVAICIVSLCIAYLLRFNFSMPPEADKNALPLVFALVIGIRLLSFFIGKTYAGIIRYTSTEDAKRIFITITAGSLFFIGCNLFSYLYNQTFLIPFSIVFIELMSTIFIMISSRVMVKLLYFNQKSRLQEKINVIIYGAGEAGLIAKRTLDRDAGTKYKVLAFIDDDKNKSKKKLEGVSIYTPDDLQNLLSENDVAHVIISIQNIAAARKQEIVEKCFQYSTKVLTVPPINNWINGELSFKQIKKINIEDLLGRDPIKLNLDGIKKQLSQKTILVTGAAGSIGSELVRQILKFNPSKIILFDQAESPLYELEMELSDFAKKHITEFVIGDIRNIERLENVFRTFQPDVVYHAAAYKHVPLMEENPSEALLTNVLGTKNVADLAVKYKVKEFVMVSTDKAVNPTNVMGASKRIAEIYTQSLNATCATKFITTRFGNVLGSNGSVIPRFKRQIEKGGPITITHPEITRYFMTIPESCQLVLEAGSMGKGGEIFIFDMGESVKIIDLAKKMIRLSGLTLDKDIQIIYTGLRPGEKLFEELLNDAENTIATHHSQILIAKVIPNEFGETSEKILRLIALFDGQNNLEIVGKMKELVPEFKSNNSVFEKLDG, encoded by the coding sequence ATGCTCGAGTTAAAAAACAGCATGCCCCGTTGGATTATTTTGTTAATTGATGTGGCCATCTGTATAGTATCGCTTTGTATTGCTTATTTGCTTCGATTTAATTTTTCGATGCCCCCAGAAGCGGATAAAAATGCTTTACCGCTTGTGTTTGCGCTAGTTATCGGGATTAGACTACTATCCTTCTTTATTGGTAAAACCTATGCCGGCATTATTCGCTACACCAGTACAGAAGATGCGAAACGAATTTTTATAACGATTACTGCCGGGAGTTTGTTTTTTATCGGGTGCAATCTTTTCTCCTATCTCTACAATCAAACTTTCCTCATTCCATTTTCCATTGTTTTTATTGAATTGATGAGCACCATTTTTATTATGATTAGCTCAAGGGTTATGGTAAAGCTGTTGTACTTTAATCAAAAAAGTCGTTTGCAGGAAAAGATTAATGTAATTATTTACGGTGCCGGAGAAGCAGGATTAATAGCTAAAAGAACACTCGATAGAGATGCCGGAACAAAATATAAAGTGCTTGCCTTTATTGACGACGATAAAAATAAAAGCAAAAAAAAATTGGAAGGTGTGAGTATTTATACTCCAGATGACTTGCAAAATTTATTGAGTGAGAACGATGTGGCGCATGTTATTATTTCGATTCAAAACATTGCTGCGGCGCGCAAACAGGAGATTGTGGAAAAGTGTTTTCAATATTCGACTAAGGTGCTTACGGTTCCTCCAATTAATAACTGGATTAACGGCGAATTGAGTTTTAAACAGATTAAAAAAATAAATATTGAGGATTTATTGGGTCGTGACCCGATTAAACTGAATTTGGATGGCATAAAAAAGCAATTGTCACAAAAAACAATCTTAGTAACCGGCGCGGCTGGCTCTATTGGAAGCGAACTGGTGCGTCAAATTTTAAAATTTAATCCAAGCAAAATAATTTTATTCGATCAAGCGGAGTCGCCTTTGTATGAGCTGGAAATGGAGCTTTCGGATTTTGCAAAAAAACACATTACGGAATTCGTTATTGGGGACATCAGAAATATTGAACGACTCGAAAATGTATTTCGCACCTTTCAACCGGATGTGGTGTATCATGCAGCTGCCTATAAGCATGTGCCGCTTATGGAAGAAAATCCTTCGGAAGCTTTGCTCACGAATGTGCTAGGAACTAAAAATGTTGCTGATTTAGCTGTAAAATATAAGGTTAAAGAATTTGTGATGGTATCGACCGATAAGGCCGTGAATCCAACTAATGTAATGGGCGCTTCCAAACGCATAGCTGAGATTTACACACAGTCATTAAATGCCACTTGCGCCACAAAATTTATTACCACTCGCTTTGGCAATGTGCTAGGGAGCAATGGTTCGGTAATTCCGCGTTTTAAAAGGCAGATTGAAAAAGGCGGACCCATTACGATTACACATCCTGAAATTACCAGGTATTTTATGACCATACCCGAATCTTGTCAGCTGGTGCTGGAAGCAGGTTCGATGGGTAAAGGAGGCGAAATATTTATTTTCGACATGGGTGAATCGGTGAAGATTATTGATTTGGCTAAGAAAATGATTCGTTTATCTGGATTGACTTTAGACAAAGACATTCAGATAATTTACACAGGCTTACGACCGGGAGAAAAACTTTTTGAAGAATTGTTGAACGATGCTGAAAACACAATCGCCACGCATCATTCACAAATATTAATTGCGAAGGTAATCCCGAATGAATTTGGAGAAACTTCCGAAAAGATTTTGCGCCTTATTGCTCTTTTTGATGGGCAAAACAATCTTGAAATTGTTGGTAAAATGAAGGAATTGGTTCCGGAGTTTAAGAGCAATAATTCTGTTTTCGAAAAATTGGATGGCTAG
- a CDS encoding NAD(P)/FAD-dependent oxidoreductase: MASTNYDCAIIGGGLAGLCLSIQLARAKHSVVLFEKESYPFHKVCGEYIAIESWDFLEAMGVPLSKMDLPRIKQLKISAPNGNVIEHDLQAGGFGISRFTLDALLVDLAIKAGVTVLSKTKIEDVAFVENEFTLKTKERNYSAKLVCGAFGKRANMDVRLKRSFIENTSDYVAVKYHVKANLPADSIELHNFKDGYCGISKVDNERYCLCYLTSAKNLKANNNSIKQMEKNVLMKNPFLNKYFSEFPSHYDRPLVISQINFSKKNSIENHILMLGDAAGLITPLCGNGMSMAMHASKIAFRNIDLFFSGKIAREALEQNYSIEWKSTFAKRIKAGRILQGFFGNNFITNWVIRLLKPFPKLVDSLVALTHGKTY; this comes from the coding sequence ATGGCTAGCACAAATTACGATTGTGCCATAATTGGTGGGGGGTTGGCAGGATTGTGCTTATCCATACAACTTGCACGAGCGAAGCATTCCGTTGTACTTTTTGAAAAAGAAAGCTATCCCTTTCATAAAGTTTGTGGAGAATACATTGCCATAGAATCGTGGGATTTTTTGGAAGCTATGGGTGTGCCCTTATCCAAAATGGATTTACCTCGCATAAAACAGCTAAAAATTTCTGCACCCAATGGAAATGTTATTGAGCATGATTTGCAAGCGGGTGGTTTTGGAATTAGCCGCTTTACATTGGATGCACTCTTGGTGGACCTTGCTATAAAAGCAGGTGTAACAGTGTTATCCAAAACTAAGATAGAAGATGTTGCCTTTGTTGAAAATGAGTTTACCTTAAAAACAAAAGAGCGCAATTATTCAGCAAAACTGGTATGCGGTGCATTTGGTAAAAGAGCCAATATGGATGTGCGCTTGAAAAGAAGTTTTATTGAAAACACCAGTGATTATGTGGCTGTAAAATACCACGTAAAAGCAAATCTACCGGCCGACAGTATTGAGTTACACAACTTTAAGGATGGCTATTGCGGCATTAGTAAAGTGGATAATGAGCGTTATTGTTTGTGTTACCTCACCAGCGCAAAAAACCTAAAAGCCAACAACAATAGCATTAAACAGATGGAGAAAAATGTGTTGATGAAAAATCCGTTTTTAAATAAATATTTCAGCGAGTTTCCATCCCATTATGACAGGCCCTTAGTAATATCCCAAATTAATTTTTCTAAAAAAAACAGTATCGAGAACCATATATTAATGCTGGGAGATGCTGCAGGATTGATTACTCCGCTATGTGGCAACGGAATGAGTATGGCCATGCATGCATCAAAAATAGCTTTCCGAAATATTGATTTATTTTTTTCCGGAAAAATAGCGCGTGAAGCATTAGAACAGAACTATAGTATAGAATGGAAAAGCACTTTTGCCAAAAGAATTAAAGCAGGCAGAATATTGCAAGGCTTTTTTGGGAATAATTTTATAACGAATTGGGTTATTCGGCTGCTAAAACCCTTTCCAAAGTTGGTTGATAGCCTGGTTGCATTAACGCATGGGAAGACTTACTAA
- a CDS encoding TCR/Tet family MFS transporter, translating to MKDKKGAAIGFIFITLLIDVIGIGIIIPVLPKLIQGMIGGNLSDAARYGGWLMFTYAIMQFLFSPVLGGLSDKFGRRPILLFSLFGLGIDYIFMAFAPSIAWFFVGRLISGICGASFTTGAAYIADISTPEKKAQNFGMIGAAFGLGFIIGPVVGGLLVSYGTSVPFLAAAALSLLNCLFGFFVLPESLDLAHRREFEWKRANPIGSLLNLRLYPVVLGLVGSLFFIYVAGYALQSTWTYFTMEEFGWNEKMVGYSLGFVGIMVAIVQGGLIRVVNPKLGQKRSVYFGLGLNLIGFILFAYATQSWMMFAILIPYCLGGIGGPALQGIISNQVPPNAQGELQGGLTSLMSIASIIGPVLMTGLFSYFTNDASPIKFAGAPFLMGAFLCLISLLMAMRTLAKHAEFKISK from the coding sequence ATGAAGGATAAAAAAGGTGCAGCCATTGGTTTTATTTTTATTACCCTGCTTATTGATGTTATTGGAATTGGTATAATTATTCCGGTTTTGCCTAAATTAATTCAAGGCATGATTGGCGGTAACCTTAGCGATGCTGCGCGCTATGGGGGCTGGTTAATGTTTACCTATGCCATCATGCAGTTTTTGTTTTCGCCGGTATTGGGTGGACTTAGCGATAAATTTGGACGCCGACCCATCTTGCTTTTTTCACTTTTTGGATTGGGAATCGACTATATATTCATGGCCTTTGCTCCAAGCATTGCTTGGTTTTTTGTAGGACGTTTAATTTCCGGGATATGTGGTGCTAGTTTTACCACAGGAGCTGCATACATTGCGGATATAAGCACACCTGAAAAGAAAGCACAAAACTTTGGTATGATTGGAGCCGCTTTTGGTTTGGGTTTTATTATTGGTCCTGTAGTTGGCGGACTATTGGTTTCTTACGGAACCAGTGTGCCATTTCTTGCAGCTGCGGCGTTATCCTTATTAAATTGCCTATTTGGATTTTTTGTACTGCCTGAATCGCTTGATTTGGCTCACCGCCGTGAATTTGAATGGAAACGCGCCAATCCGATTGGTTCCTTGCTAAATTTAAGATTATATCCTGTGGTGTTGGGCTTGGTAGGTTCCTTATTCTTTATTTATGTAGCCGGGTATGCCTTGCAAAGCACTTGGACCTATTTTACAATGGAAGAATTTGGTTGGAACGAAAAAATGGTGGGTTACTCTTTAGGATTTGTGGGCATTATGGTGGCAATTGTGCAGGGTGGTTTAATTCGTGTAGTGAATCCAAAGTTAGGTCAAAAGCGTTCTGTTTATTTTGGCTTAGGGCTTAATTTAATTGGCTTTATTCTATTTGCTTACGCCACGCAAAGTTGGATGATGTTTGCCATCTTAATTCCTTATTGCCTTGGCGGGATAGGTGGTCCAGCGCTGCAAGGCATAATTTCAAACCAGGTGCCTCCCAATGCACAAGGAGAGTTGCAAGGCGGTTTAACCAGTTTAATGAGCATTGCTTCTATTATTGGACCCGTTTTAATGACGGGACTATTTTCCTATTTCACCAATGATGCAAGTCCCATAAAGTTTGCAGGAGCGCCGTTTTTAATGGGTGCATTTCTTTGCTTGATTAGTTTACTCATGGCCATGCGAACACTGGCAAAGCATGCTGAATTTAAAATAAGTAAATAA
- a CDS encoding 3-hydroxybutyryl-CoA dehydrogenase → MKHISVIGSGTMGNGIAHTFAQNGYTVSLVDISQDALNKAVETIGKNLDRMIAKGTIAEAEKTSTLANIKTYTTLQDGVKDADLVVEAATENLDIKLKLFRDLDSFCKPAAILSSNTSSISITKIASVTKRPEKVIGMHFMNPVPLMKLVEVIRGYSTSAEVTTLIMETSRKLNKIPVEVNDYPGFVANRILMPMINEAIISLFEGVAGVEEIDNVMKLGMAHPMGPLQLADFIGLDVCLSILNVLHSGFGNPKYAPCPLLVNMVTAGNMGVKSGQGFYTYTKGSKELVVAPSFKK, encoded by the coding sequence ATGAAACATATTTCGGTAATTGGTTCTGGAACAATGGGCAATGGTATTGCGCATACCTTCGCTCAAAATGGCTACACAGTTAGTCTCGTGGATATTTCTCAGGATGCCTTAAATAAGGCGGTTGAAACGATTGGTAAAAATCTTGACCGCATGATTGCGAAAGGAACAATTGCTGAGGCAGAAAAAACGTCAACACTCGCTAATATCAAAACGTATACAACTTTGCAAGATGGTGTTAAGGACGCAGATTTAGTGGTAGAAGCAGCAACTGAAAACCTTGACATTAAACTAAAACTTTTCCGTGATTTAGACAGTTTTTGTAAGCCTGCAGCCATTTTATCGAGCAATACTTCATCTATCTCAATAACTAAAATAGCTTCCGTTACCAAGCGTCCCGAGAAGGTGATTGGCATGCATTTTATGAATCCGGTGCCTTTAATGAAATTGGTGGAAGTAATACGTGGTTATTCCACTTCCGCAGAAGTAACAACACTTATCATGGAAACTTCTCGGAAATTGAATAAGATTCCCGTGGAAGTGAACGACTATCCGGGCTTTGTGGCCAATCGCATTTTAATGCCGATGATTAATGAAGCAATAATTTCATTGTTTGAAGGCGTTGCCGGCGTTGAAGAAATTGACAATGTTATGAAATTAGGAATGGCACATCCTATGGGACCACTTCAATTAGCTGATTTTATTGGTTTAGATGTGTGTCTTTCAATATTAAACGTATTGCACAGTGGTTTTGGAAATCCAAAGTATGCACCTTGTCCTTTGTTAGTAAACATGGTTACCGCAGGAAATATGGGAGTTAAATCCGGACAAGGATTTTATACTTACACCAAGGGCAGTAAGGAGTTAGTTGTGGCACCTTCGTTTAAGAAGTAA
- a CDS encoding acyl-CoA reductase translates to MTIQQRANAFVQLGLYLQQLGTGKRNDKQFKNLNALYFDAAQELFSIVKLQNGWFTESNVRLAIVSIAKMLEEAKIQTWIGSYDFPNENKSPKDVGLVLAGNIPLVGFHDFLAVLISGNHVMIKLSSDDKTLLPFFVKILCSIAPEFAAFINFTENRLNDCEAVIATGSGNTARYFEYYFGKIPHIIRKNRNSLAVLDGSESMDDLQKLGEDIFTYYGLGCRNVSKLFIPQGYDMNKFFNAIFPFKEIINHNKYANNFDYNRAVYLMGKDKEGLLENGFLFLVKSEEYASPVAVIFYEYYEDIAALNNRFAEDASKIQCIVSAIPDINNRIPFGKAQQPELWDYADNVDTIKFLLDLK, encoded by the coding sequence ATGACAATTCAGCAAAGGGCAAATGCCTTTGTTCAACTCGGTTTATATCTGCAGCAACTTGGCACAGGCAAGCGAAACGATAAACAGTTTAAAAACTTAAATGCGCTTTATTTTGATGCGGCACAAGAATTATTTTCAATCGTTAAACTGCAAAATGGTTGGTTTACTGAAAGCAATGTTAGACTGGCAATTGTATCAATTGCAAAAATGCTCGAGGAGGCTAAAATTCAAACCTGGATAGGTTCCTACGATTTCCCGAATGAAAATAAATCCCCTAAAGATGTAGGTCTCGTCTTGGCAGGAAATATTCCCTTGGTAGGATTTCATGATTTTTTAGCTGTACTCATTAGCGGAAACCATGTAATGATAAAGCTTTCGAGCGATGATAAAACATTGCTTCCGTTTTTTGTAAAGATTTTGTGTAGCATAGCTCCAGAATTTGCGGCATTTATCAATTTTACCGAAAACCGTTTAAACGATTGTGAAGCAGTTATAGCAACAGGAAGTGGAAATACTGCGCGCTATTTTGAATATTACTTTGGCAAAATTCCGCATATAATTCGCAAAAACAGAAATTCACTGGCTGTCCTCGATGGCAGTGAAAGCATGGATGACCTTCAAAAACTGGGTGAGGATATATTTACGTATTATGGATTGGGCTGCCGAAATGTATCCAAACTCTTTATCCCGCAAGGCTATGACATGAATAAATTCTTTAATGCCATTTTTCCTTTCAAAGAAATTATCAACCATAATAAATACGCCAATAACTTCGACTACAATAGAGCGGTGTACCTAATGGGTAAGGACAAAGAAGGCTTACTCGAAAATGGTTTTTTATTTTTAGTAAAGAGCGAGGAATATGCCTCTCCGGTAGCGGTTATTTTTTATGAGTATTACGAGGATATTGCTGCTTTAAACAATCGGTTTGCTGAAGATGCTTCAAAAATTCAATGCATTGTATCCGCAATTCCTGATATTAATAATCGAATTCCCTTTGGAAAAGCGCAACAGCCGGAGCTTTGGGATTATGCCGATAATGTGGATACAATTAAGTTTTTACTTGATCTCAAATAG
- a CDS encoding 4Fe-4S dicluster domain-containing protein, whose translation MAIKITEECINCGACEPECPNNAIYEGGNEWRLADGTSLKGAVTLLSGTNLDADAPQSPKAMDVYYIVSDKCTECVGFHDEPQCAAVCPVDCCVDDMDVRESKEDLLAKKGFMHV comes from the coding sequence ATGGCAATTAAAATAACTGAAGAATGTATCAATTGCGGGGCTTGCGAGCCGGAATGTCCAAATAACGCAATTTATGAAGGTGGAAACGAATGGCGCTTAGCTGATGGAACAAGTTTAAAAGGCGCGGTTACCTTGTTGAGCGGCACCAATTTGGATGCAGATGCTCCCCAATCGCCGAAAGCAATGGACGTTTATTATATTGTTAGTGATAAATGTACAGAGTGCGTTGGGTTTCATGATGAACCACAATGTGCTGCTGTTTGCCCAGTTGACTGCTGTGTAGACGATATGGATGTGCGTGAATCGAAAGAGGATTTATTAGCTAAAAAAGGATTTATGCATGTGTAA
- the gldF gene encoding gliding motility-associated ABC transporter permease subunit GldF, with protein sequence MYSLLKKEIRSFLSSLIGYIVIFVFLLVLNLFLWVFPGDFNILDAGYSSIDSLFVIAPWVFMFLIPAVTMRLFADEKKSGTIELLLTRPLTDLQIILSKYFAGLLLVLFSLLPTLVYYFSVSHLGNPPGNIDTGGMWGSYIGLLFLAGAFVAIGIFASSISENQIISFIVAVFFCFIFHTGFDSLSSLNALQSMQGFIINLGINEHYISMSRGVIDTRDVIYFLSLISLFILFTKTTLESRKWQ encoded by the coding sequence ATGTACTCGCTATTAAAAAAAGAAATTCGTAGTTTTTTGAGTTCCTTGATTGGATACATTGTGATTTTTGTATTTCTCTTGGTGCTCAATTTGTTTTTATGGGTTTTTCCCGGCGATTTCAACATTTTGGATGCCGGCTATTCCAGCATTGATTCGCTGTTTGTGATTGCTCCCTGGGTGTTTATGTTTTTGATTCCTGCGGTTACCATGCGTTTGTTTGCCGATGAAAAAAAGTCGGGTACGATTGAACTTTTACTTACTCGCCCCTTAACGGATTTACAAATAATTCTTTCAAAATATTTTGCAGGTTTATTACTTGTCTTATTTTCCTTGCTTCCCACTTTAGTGTATTATTTTTCGGTTTCACATTTAGGAAATCCACCCGGAAACATTGATACCGGAGGCATGTGGGGGTCGTACATTGGTTTGTTATTTTTAGCGGGTGCCTTTGTTGCCATTGGAATATTTGCCTCCAGCATTTCTGAAAATCAAATAATTTCATTTATAGTGGCGGTATTTTTCTGCTTTATTTTTCATACCGGATTTGATTCTCTAAGTTCCTTAAATGCCTTGCAATCCATGCAAGGATTTATTATTAATTTGGGAATAAATGAACATTATATTTCTATGAGTCGCGGGGTTATTGATACACGCGATGTTATTTATTTTTTGAGTTTGATTTCGCTGTTTATACTTTTTACTAAAACTACCTTAGAAAGCAGAAAATGGCAATAA